DNA sequence from the Trichocoleus desertorum ATA4-8-CV12 genome:
TGCGCTCCAGTTGCTCCGCCGTGATGTCCTCAATGCTTTGCTGAGGATGTTGCTCAGCGGCGTTGTTTACCAGAATGTCGAGGTAGCCTAATTGCTGCACCGCCTGTTGGACAGCTTCCTTGCAGAATTGCTCGTCACCAATGTCTCCCGCAATGGTGATGCAGCGTCTGCCCTCTGCTTCGACTCGGCGCTTGGTATCTTCGGCATCTTGATGCTCATTTAAATAAAGGAGGGCAACATCCGCTCCTTCTTTTGCGTAGAAAACTGCTACGGCGCGACCAATGCCGCTATCTCCGCCAGTAATCAGAGCAACTTTCCCTTGTAGCTTGCCACTGCCTCGATACTTAGAATCATCGAACTGAGGGCTAGGAGTCATTTCAGACTCGATACCAGGCTGTTGATTCTGATGTTGGGGGGGTTGTAGTTCTTTGGATTGACTCATCGCGGCTTCTCCCAGTTTTTGACGTATTTCTATCTATTAAAATTTTTAGAAGCCAACCAGAAGCAAGTTGAGAATCCGCTCTCTATCGCCGAATCTTGCTATTTTCTCAACTATTTAAACTCTTCAGGTTGTTTCCTAATCTCCCGCCTTTTAGCTTCAGCGGGCATGTTCACTTTAGAACGCACTTTTAATTCGTTGTTGCTTCATTGGAAATAAATTCTGGTCTATCCATAGGAGAGTTCCTATGAAATTCGACTGTGATAACTAACACTTAAAATAACCTGCTGATTAATTCGTTGTAGGTAGTTGCAACTCTAAGCCGCTATTCAGCACAGGTGCTGTTTATGGGTGTGAATATACTTCGTAGCGAAATAAAATTTTTATAACTTTGGATAGAGTGGCCTCTCTGCCCTCAGTGGAAGAAGATGTGAGCGATCGCCATTAAGCTGCTTAATAGCAAAAGCTTTGAAAACAGTAATGGCTTGAACCCCTCGAAAGCTGATTAGTCAAAGCGGTAATCCGAAGCATTTCTAGATAATTTGAGTAGGTGAAATAATGAGCTTTAATCCGTTGGCTGAAAAAGGTATTCCTCTTGATCAACAGCTACGAAATTGGTCAGAGTTAAATGTTCAGCCCTACATCAAAGATCAAGTTGATCCCTATACTCGTACCCGTGTCA
Encoded proteins:
- a CDS encoding SDR family oxidoreductase; this translates as MSQSKELQPPQHQNQQPGIESEMTPSPQFDDSKYRGSGKLQGKVALITGGDSGIGRAVAVFYAKEGADVALLYLNEHQDAEDTKRRVEAEGRRCITIAGDIGDEQFCKEAVQQAVQQLGYLDILVNNAAEQHPQQSIEDITAEQLERTFRTNIFSMFFLTKAALPHLKEGSAIINTTSVTAYKGNQQLLDYSSTKGAIVAFTRSLSQSLVEKGIRVNGVAPGPIWTPLIPATFPEDKVKSFGTQVPMQRAGQPEEVAPSYVFLASDDSSYMSGQILHPNGGEVVGG